The sequence TGGGCACCTGGCAACCTGTTTGGCCTGAATGTGGCTGTGGTCAACGATCCGGAGCCGGCCGGCTTTCTGCCAGTGGGTACTTTCTGGTGGTGGGGGATTCAGGGACCCTGGATGTGGGTCGATCCGAGCAACGATACCGTTATTCTGGGCATGATGCAGAATACTGATTACCGTCACTCACGGGTGGTGCATAACACCATCAGCCAGATTCTCTATCGCCAGCGCTAACCCTACTCTAGGGAGCCTCTGAAAACGTAGGCGAGGCAGGCAAGACAAGGCAAAAACAGCCGAAAAAGCGCAGTTTACGTGGTGTAAATGAGCATTTTGAGGCTGTTTTTAACGCAGTATTGCCAACGCAGGTAGTTTTCAGGTGTTCCCTAGTTGCTGGCGGCGGGCCCGGCATCCAGCACCTGCTCCAGCGGGAGCTGGGCATGGGTATTGACGCTGCCCTGGGCGGCAAACACCACCAGGTGGTCGGCGGCGATGCGGATGCCGACCATCTCGCCCATGGCGTGATCATCGTGGCTGGGGAAGATCGACTCAAGAATGCTGCCGGTCGGCAGTTGCAGGCGGTACAGCGTGGTAGCGCCGAAGAATGTCTTGCCAATGATCCGCGCCCGCAGGCTGCTATTTTCCTGACCGACGATGTCGTCCGGGCGCAACAGCACATCCACCGAGCTGCCTTCGGGCAATTGATAGGCGCGGTTACCGCGGATTACCCCCAGTTCGGTCTGCACCGTATCGGGTGAGAGCAACTGGCCGCGGATAAAGTAGCCCTGGCCAATGAAACTGGCAACAAAGGGTGTGGCCGGCTCATGGTACAGGTTGTAGGGCGTATCCCACTGTTGCAGATGACCTTCCTTGAGCACCCCGACGTGATCGCACACCGCGAAGGCTTCGCTTTGGTCGTGGGTCACCAGCATGGCGCTAATGCCCCGATGCTTGAGAATCTCACGCACCTCGGCCGACAGCCGGCGGCGCAATTCACCATCGAGATTGGAGAAGGGCTCGTCCATCAGCAGCAGCTTGGGTGCTGGCGCCAGAGCCCGGGCTAGTGCAACCCGTTGTTGCTGGCCGCCGGACAGTTCATGGGGGTAGCGCTTGCCCAAGTGGTTCAGTTTGACCAGGTCGAGCAGTTCATTAACGATCCGCTGGCGCTCAGGGTGACGCACAATGCCGAAGCTGATGTTCTCGCTGACAGTCAGGTGCGGGAACAGGGCGTAGTCCTGAAAAACCATGCCGATCTGGCGCTGTTCAGGCGGGATTCGCTTGCCTGGTGAGGAAAGCTGGCGGCCATCCAGACGGATGTTGCCGGCGCTGATCGGTTCGAACCCAGCAATTGCGCGCAGAGTCGTGGTTTTACCACAGCCCGAAGGGCCGAGCAGACAACCGATGTCGCCGGCCCGCAGATGGATGTCCAGATTGGCGACCACGGTATGACCCGCATAGCCACAGGCCAGCTGGTTAAGTTCCAGAAGAATGCCGTGGGAATTGGTCATTGGTGGGCTCCGGCTTAGTCGACCAGCAAAAATTCCACCAGCGCCTTTTGCGCGTGCAGACGGTTTTCGGCTTGATCAAATACAACGCTGCGCGGGTCATCCATCAGTTCGGCGCTGACTTCCTCGCCCCGGTGCGCAGGCAGGCAATGCATGAACAGTACCGACTTGTCGGCCAGATCCAGCAGCTCAGGGGTGACCTGATAGGGGGCAAAGCGCTTGAGTCGGGCTTGGGCTTCATCTTCCTGGCCCATCGAGGCCCAGACGTCGGTATTGACCAGGTGGGCACCGGCAACCGCTTCACGTGGGTCGCGGGTCAGGGTGACGCGATCACCTGCGGCAGCCAGAAACTGCTGGTCGGGCTCATAACCTTCGGGGCAGGCGACTTTGAGCTGGAAGTCGAATTGCATGGCTGCCTGAATGAAGGTGTTGCACATGTTGTTGCCGTCACCGATCCAGGCCACGGTCTTGCCCTGAATCGATCCACGGTGCTCAAGGTAGGTCTGCATGTCAGCCAGCAATTGGCAGGGGTGCAGATCGTCGCTCAGACCATTGATCACCGGGACTTGAGAATACTGGGCGAAGGTTTCCAGAGTCTGGTGGGCAAAGGTGCGGATCATTACCGCATCGCACATGGATGACAGTACCCGGGCGCTGTCCTCGATCGGTTCCCCGCGACCAAGCTGGGTATCGCGTGGCGACAGGAAGATGGCCTGACCACCTAGCTGGATCATGCCGGCCTCAAAGGATACCCGAGTCCGGGTCGAGGCCTTCTCGAAGATCATCGCCAGGACCCGGTTTTTCAGCGGCTCGTAGATCACGCCTTGACGATGCAGAGACTTCAGCTCAATGCCTCGTTTGAGCAAGCTGGTCAGTTCTGCAGTAGTGCAGTCCATCAAGGAGAGAAAGTGCCGTACTGTCATGTCGTGCTACCTGTGCTACCTCGCTCGCACGGCGAGCGGAAACAGTAAGCCATACCGCGAGCCTGACGGCCCGGTACAAGCCATGTCAAAAAAGAGAAGCCGCGATCTTATAGGTAAAATCCGTCGCAAGGCAAATAGCCACAGCCCACGTGGGGTCGGATTGTTGGGATTCAGTCACTGAATGCTGACGTATTCCTGGGCTGGAGCCCGTGCTGGCCGGCTTGTTCTGCACCGCATACCGGCCTAGAGTGGAACGATTAAAACAAGCGTATAAAAAGGTGCGCCATGCCTGAGACTCATTTCCGTGCCTGTCATCTGTGCGAAGCCATTTGTGGCTTGGCGATCACTACCGAGGGCGAGCAGATCCTGTCGATCAAGGGCGACCCTGACGACCCCTTCAGCCGCGGCCATATCTGTCCCAAGGCTGTAGCCTTGCAGGATATCCAGAACGACCCCCAGCGTTTGCGTCAGCCAGTGCGCCGGATTGGCGATCAGTGGCAGCCGATCGGCTGGGACGAAGCCTTTGAGCTGGTAGCCGGGCGGCTAGCCCAGATTCAGCTCGAGCATGGGCGCAACGCCGTGGCGGTATACATGGGCAATCCCAATGTCCACAACTATGGCTCACTGACCCATGGCAATTACTTTCTCGGGCAGTTGCGCACTCGCCAGCGCTACTCTGCTACCTCGGTTGATCAGTTGCCGCATCACTTAGTGTCACTTTGGCTGTATGGCCACATGTCGATGATCCCGATTCCGGATATCGACCACACCGATCATTTTCTGATGCTCGGTGCCAATCCATTGGCATCCAACGGCAGCATCATGACCGTGCCGGATGTCGGCCGGCGGATCAAGGATCTTAAAGCCCGTGGCGGCAAGCTGGTGGTCATCGACCCGCGTCGCAGCGAAACCGCCGAGGTCGCCAGCGAGCACCTGTTTATCCAGCCCGGTACGGATGTGGCGTTATTGCTGGGTATGCTCAATACCCTGTTTGCCGAGAAGCTGGAGCGTCCAAGCCCGGTGCTGGATCTGTGCGTGGGGCTCGACCAGGTGCGCGAGGCATTGGCTGAGTTCGACGCTGAACGCATGGCGCCCTTTTGTGGGATCGAGGCAGGTGCAATTCGCCGGTTGGCGCGTGAATTCGCCGCTGCCGAGCGGGCCGTGTGCTATGGACGTATGGGCGTTTCGGTGCAGCGTTATGGCACCTTGTGCCAGTGGCTGATCCAGTTGATCAATCTGGTGACCGGTAATCTTGATCAGCCCGGCGGGTCGCTGTTCCCCGAGCCGGCTTTTGCGGTCACCAAGGGCAAACCTGGTCATTTCAACGAATGGCAGAGCCGGGTTTCAGGTTTGCCAGAGTTTAATGGCGAGCTGCCTGTGGCGGTGCTGGCCGAAGAAATCCAGACCCCGGGTGAGGGGCAGATCAGAGCGCTGGTGACCTCCGCCGGCAACCCGGTGCTGTCCACTCCCAATGGTCGGCAGCTCGACGAGGCGCTGGCAGGGCTGGAGTTCATGGTCAGTGTCGATCTGTATATCAATGAGACCACTCGGCACGCCGATGTCATCCTGCCGCCGACCTCAAGTCTGGAACATGATCACTACGACATCGTGTTCAATAACTTCGCGGTGCGCAATGTGACCCGCTACAACCAGCCGGTATTGCCCAAGCCAGCAGGTAGTCTGCATGACTGGGAGATTTTCGTCGGTCTGGGCCAGGCCTTTTCCCGGCTGACCGGGCAGGAGCCCCGGCCTGTGCTGGCACCAGATCAGATGGTCGATCTGGCCCTGCGCGCCGGGCCTCATGCTGAGCGGCTCAGCCTCGACGTGCTCAAGCAGCATCCGCATGGTATTGATCTTGGGCCTCTGCAACCCAGCCTGGCGAAACGGTTGCAAACCGCCAGCGGTCGGATTGAGTGCGCTCCGCAAGCCATGCTTGATGACCTTCAGCGGGTGCTTGGCGAGTTGACTGGCGGCGCTGCGAAGTCTGGCGAGCTGCGCCTGATCGGTCGCCGGCATGTGCGCAGTAACAACTCCTGGATGCACAACTATCAGCGGCTGGTCAAAGGCAAACCGCGAGACCAGTTGTTGATGCACCCCGATGACCTGGCCCGTCACGCCTTGAATGACGGGCAGCAAGTGCGCCTATCATCCCGGGTGGGAGCGGTGACAGTGACTGTCCAGGCCAGTGACGAGATCAGCCCCGGGGTAGTCAGTTTGCCCCATGGCTGGGGGCATGATCGCCCCGGGGTGGCTATGGATGTCGCCCGTGCCCATGCCGGGGTCAGTGTCAATGATCTGACCGATGAGCGTTATTTCGATCCGGTAACCGGCAATGCTGCGCTTAATGGCGTACCGGTCCGAGTGGAAGCGCTCGGTTGAGTCTCCGAGTGAAAAGGTTGGTTGTTTTACGGTAGAATGTCGGATTGAGAGCCAAGGGGCGCTGACTGACGGCGTATGCCCCAAGGCCTGTCCAGCCGGCCAAGAGGAGCATCATGGATACCATCGATACCATCAAAGAACAGATCGCCAACAACCCGGTGCTGATCTACATGAAAGGTGCGCCGAATGCACCCCAGTGTGGCTTTTCCGCCCGTGCCGTGCAGGCGTTGATGGCCTGCGGCGAGAAGTTCGCCTATGTCGACATCCTGCAGAATCCGGATATCCGTGCGACCCTGCCGGGCTACGCCAACTGGCCGACCTTCCCGCAGCTGTGGGTCAAGGGTGAACTGGTAGGTGGCAGTGACATCATCCTGGAGCTGTTCGAGTCAGGTGAGTTGCAGACCATGGTCAAGGCGGCCAACGTCGAGTAACTGTGCCGCTTTCACCAAGCCCGCCGGGTTTATCCGCGCGGGCTTTTTTGTGCCTGATTCTGGGAGTTTCGAGCAGCATGCCGACGTTGCGGATGCAGCGGGGCTTGCGGAGGCCGACCCTAGCCCAACAACCCGGAAAACGGCAGAAACTGTACTGCCTCGCCGCGCCGGGGTGTCTGGCCAGCCGGGATCAGCAGCAGGCCGCTGGCCTGACTGGCACTGCTCAGTACGCCGGAGCTTTGGTTGCCGGAGGGTACTACCTGGCCTGCTTCCAGCCGGGCGCGCAGATATTCATCGCGCTTGCCAGCTCTGGGCCAGTCAAAACCGGCGGGCAGCGACAGGCTCAGCGGGGCTACGTCGGTGCCCCCCTGGCGGCGCAGCAGCCAGGGTTTGACCAGCAGCACAAAGGTCACCAGCACCGCTGCCGGATTGCCTGGCAAACCAATAACCGGGGTGCCATCGAAACTGCCCAGAGTGAAGGGCTTGCCGGGTTTGATGGCCAGCTTCCACAGGTTGACCTGGCCCTGTTCACGCAATACCTGGCCAAGGCAATCCGCTTCCCCAACCGAGACGCCGCCGGAGGTGATGATCAGGTCGGCCTGAGCGGCCAGGGCCCGCAAACGCGCACGGGTCTGCTCGGGGTCATCGGGCAGGATGCCGGCGTCGATGATGACCAGTCCAAGAGCCTGCAGCAGGCCGATCAGGGTGTAACGGTTACTGTTGTAGATCTGCCCTGGCCCTAGTGGTTCGCCTGGTTCACGCAGCTCATCACCCGTCGAGGCCACGGCTACCCGCAGCGGGCGTACCACTTTGAGTTCGGCAATCCCGATTGAGGCCAACAGCCCAAGATCCTGAGCGCGCAGACGTGTGCCGGCTTCCAACACCCGGCTACCAACACAAATGTCCTGCCCGCGTGGGCGTACATTGGCTCCAGGCGTCAGCGGTTGCAGCAGTTGCATCAGGGCGTTGCTGTTGAGCTGGGTGTTTTCCTGCATCTCCACCGTATCGGCCCCTTCGGGCAGTGGCGCACCGGTGAAAATCCGTGCGCAGGTACCCGGTTGCAGGGGTGCCGGCGCCGTGCCGGCGGTGATCCGCTGGCTGATCGGCAAGCCTTGCTCCAGTGCTGTAGCAATATCGGCACTGTGCAGGGCGTAACCGTCCATCGCGCTGTTGTCCCAGGGTGGCACATCCAGGGTTGCCTCAACCGGCTCGGCCAGAATGCGCCCCAGAGCGGCGTTCAGGGATACCTGTTCAGTGCCGAGCGCGGGCTGACTGGCGGCGTGCTCCAGCAGTAACTGCAGCGCCTGCTCGACTGGCATCAGGCTCATGCGCGGCTCTCGCAGGCGTCGGCCAGTTCCAGATGCGGAACGAAGTTGCAGGGCCGGGTACGGCTGTCCAGTTGTTCGCGCAGGATCCGGGTCCAGGCGGTGCGGCAGGCGTTGGTTGAGCCCGGCATGCAGACCACCAGAGTGCGGTTGGCCAGGCCGGCCAGGGCACGGGACTGCAGGGTAGATGTGCCGATTTCCTCGAAGGAAACCTGGCGGAACAGCTCACCGAAACCATCGACCTGCTTGTCCAGCAGCGGTGCTACGGCTTCTGGGGTGCTGTCGCGGCCGGTAAAGCCGGTACCACCGGTGATCAGTACAACCTGAACCTCCGGGCGGGCGATCCAGTCCGAGACCACGGCACGAATCCGATAGATGTCATCGGGGTGTAGCTGGCGGTCAATCAGCCGGTGGCCAGCCTCGCTGGCGCTGTCTGCCAGCAATTGGCCCGAGGTGTCAGTTTCCAGGCTGCGGGTATCGCTGACGGTCAGAACGGCAATGTTGAGTGGGGTGAATTCTCGGGGGGCGTGAGCCATGCTGGATTCCTTTGGCGGGTGATGCATGCGGGTGTTATAACACAGAGCCGCCTGCAACCGGGCTGCTATGAGGTACCTGATGAGTGAGAGCACAAAATTCCAATTATCCGGCCTGTTGCTGGCCGGCGGGCAGGGCAGTCGCCTGGGTGGGCGCGACAAGGGTTTGATGCCCTGGGCCGGTCGGCCGGTTGCCGAGCATCTGGTCGAGCTGCTGCGCACCCAGGTTGGCGAGGTGCTGATCAGTTGCAATCGTAATCAGCAGCGCTATCAGTTGTGGGCCGACATTGTGGTCGGCGATGCGCAACCGGATTACCCCGGCCCTTTGGCCGGTATTCTGGCGGGGCTCAAGGCGTGCAGTGGCAGTCATCTGTTGATTGTGCCCTGTGATTTGCCGC is a genomic window of Halopseudomonas phragmitis containing:
- the argF gene encoding ornithine carbamoyltransferase; protein product: MTVRHFLSLMDCTTAELTSLLKRGIELKSLHRQGVIYEPLKNRVLAMIFEKASTRTRVSFEAGMIQLGGQAIFLSPRDTQLGRGEPIEDSARVLSSMCDAVMIRTFAHQTLETFAQYSQVPVINGLSDDLHPCQLLADMQTYLEHRGSIQGKTVAWIGDGNNMCNTFIQAAMQFDFQLKVACPEGYEPDQQFLAAAGDRVTLTRDPREAVAGAHLVNTDVWASMGQEDEAQARLKRFAPYQVTPELLDLADKSVLFMHCLPAHRGEEVSAELMDDPRSVVFDQAENRLHAQKALVEFLLVD
- a CDS encoding ABC transporter ATP-binding protein, which encodes MTNSHGILLELNQLACGYAGHTVVANLDIHLRAGDIGCLLGPSGCGKTTTLRAIAGFEPISAGNIRLDGRQLSSPGKRIPPEQRQIGMVFQDYALFPHLTVSENISFGIVRHPERQRIVNELLDLVKLNHLGKRYPHELSGGQQQRVALARALAPAPKLLLMDEPFSNLDGELRRRLSAEVREILKHRGISAMLVTHDQSEAFAVCDHVGVLKEGHLQQWDTPYNLYHEPATPFVASFIGQGYFIRGQLLSPDTVQTELGVIRGNRAYQLPEGSSVDVLLRPDDIVGQENSSLRARIIGKTFFGATTLYRLQLPTGSILESIFPSHDDHAMGEMVGIRIAADHLVVFAAQGSVNTHAQLPLEQVLDAGPAASN
- a CDS encoding molybdopterin oxidoreductase family protein yields the protein MPETHFRACHLCEAICGLAITTEGEQILSIKGDPDDPFSRGHICPKAVALQDIQNDPQRLRQPVRRIGDQWQPIGWDEAFELVAGRLAQIQLEHGRNAVAVYMGNPNVHNYGSLTHGNYFLGQLRTRQRYSATSVDQLPHHLVSLWLYGHMSMIPIPDIDHTDHFLMLGANPLASNGSIMTVPDVGRRIKDLKARGGKLVVIDPRRSETAEVASEHLFIQPGTDVALLLGMLNTLFAEKLERPSPVLDLCVGLDQVREALAEFDAERMAPFCGIEAGAIRRLAREFAAAERAVCYGRMGVSVQRYGTLCQWLIQLINLVTGNLDQPGGSLFPEPAFAVTKGKPGHFNEWQSRVSGLPEFNGELPVAVLAEEIQTPGEGQIRALVTSAGNPVLSTPNGRQLDEALAGLEFMVSVDLYINETTRHADVILPPTSSLEHDHYDIVFNNFAVRNVTRYNQPVLPKPAGSLHDWEIFVGLGQAFSRLTGQEPRPVLAPDQMVDLALRAGPHAERLSLDVLKQHPHGIDLGPLQPSLAKRLQTASGRIECAPQAMLDDLQRVLGELTGGAAKSGELRLIGRRHVRSNNSWMHNYQRLVKGKPRDQLLMHPDDLARHALNDGQQVRLSSRVGAVTVTVQASDEISPGVVSLPHGWGHDRPGVAMDVARAHAGVSVNDLTDERYFDPVTGNAALNGVPVRVEALG
- the moaB gene encoding molybdenum cofactor biosynthesis protein B; this encodes MAHAPREFTPLNIAVLTVSDTRSLETDTSGQLLADSASEAGHRLIDRQLHPDDIYRIRAVVSDWIARPEVQVVLITGGTGFTGRDSTPEAVAPLLDKQVDGFGELFRQVSFEEIGTSTLQSRALAGLANRTLVVCMPGSTNACRTAWTRILREQLDSRTRPCNFVPHLELADACESRA
- the grxD gene encoding Grx4 family monothiol glutaredoxin; its protein translation is MDTIDTIKEQIANNPVLIYMKGAPNAPQCGFSARAVQALMACGEKFAYVDILQNPDIRATLPGYANWPTFPQLWVKGELVGGSDIILELFESGELQTMVKAANVE
- a CDS encoding molybdopterin molybdotransferase MoeA, encoding MSLMPVEQALQLLLEHAASQPALGTEQVSLNAALGRILAEPVEATLDVPPWDNSAMDGYALHSADIATALEQGLPISQRITAGTAPAPLQPGTCARIFTGAPLPEGADTVEMQENTQLNSNALMQLLQPLTPGANVRPRGQDICVGSRVLEAGTRLRAQDLGLLASIGIAELKVVRPLRVAVASTGDELREPGEPLGPGQIYNSNRYTLIGLLQALGLVIIDAGILPDDPEQTRARLRALAAQADLIITSGGVSVGEADCLGQVLREQGQVNLWKLAIKPGKPFTLGSFDGTPVIGLPGNPAAVLVTFVLLVKPWLLRRQGGTDVAPLSLSLPAGFDWPRAGKRDEYLRARLEAGQVVPSGNQSSGVLSSASQASGLLLIPAGQTPRRGEAVQFLPFSGLLG
- the mobA gene encoding molybdenum cofactor guanylyltransferase MobA, giving the protein MSESTKFQLSGLLLAGGQGSRLGGRDKGLMPWAGRPVAEHLVELLRTQVGEVLISCNRNQQRYQLWADIVVGDAQPDYPGPLAGILAGLKACSGSHLLIVPCDLPRLEQALLAQLCELAREQPERPVLTRSAEAWQPLLAVIPKACLPALEQAWQAGQRSPLRWLLGENASVLELPAADPQLLNANRLEDWQ